The DNA segment CAAGCATATATAAACTGGATAAATGATCAAGGCGGTGTTTATGGAAGAAAAATAAAAGTAATAACTTTTGATGACCAATTCAACCCTGCATTAACAGTAACTGGTGTTAAAAAGATGGTTGAAGAAGATAAAGTTTTTGCTATTGTTGCAGGATTAGGAACACCAGGATGTCTTGCTGTTATGGATTATTTAAATCAAAACGGAGTTCCATTTGTTTATCAAGGTTCAGGTTCCTCTCTCCTCGCAATACCTCCAAAGAAATATGTTTTTGCAGTTCAACCAAACTATATTAACGAAGGTCAAATTTTTGTAAAATATATTACTCAAGAGTTAAAAATGAGTAAAATTGCGCTTCTTTATAGAGATGATGATGCGGGTAATGAAGGAAGAAAAGGAGTTGAGAAAGGAATTGAGCGTTTTGGAGGCCAAATTGTTCTTAAATCTCCATTCCCAGGAACAGAAACAGATTTTACATCTTATCTACTTAAAGTAAAAGATAGTGGTGCAGAAGCATTAATTGTTTATGAACCAACAAGTAGTGCAAATGTTGCTAACATTTTAAAGACAGCAAAATCTTTAGGGCTCACTCAAAAGATATTCCTTCCATATCCTCATTCAGGAATTTATGCAGCAGCAGGAGATGCAGCAGAGGGTGTATATGTAACAGGATGGGCTGATTTTTCAAATCCAAATGATCCAGGAGTTCAAAAGTTCTATGAAATATGGTTAAAATATTATCCAAAAGATAACCCACTTCTTTTCTCATATGCAGTTGCAGGATTTATTGCAGGTGAAATTTTTGTAGAAGCACTTAAAAGAGCAGGACCTTATCCAACAAGAGACGCTATAGTTTGGGCACTTGAAACATTCTATGGATGGAGTGGTTATGTTGCAAAGGATATAAATTATGCTCCTAATGAAAGATCAGGTAAATACTCAATGTTCTTTATGAGAATTGAAAAAGGTCAACTAATTAAAGTTTCAGACTGGATTTCAGTTTATCAAAAGCCATAAAAAGGTTTTAGGTAAGTTTAGGGACCCTCTGATTTATGAGGGTCCCTTTCTTTTATTATATGAAAGGAGTGTGTCTTAACTGTGCTAAAAATTGAAAATCTTACAGTTGAATTTGGAAGTTTAGTTGCAGTTAATAATTTTAATATGGAAGTTAAAGAGGGGGAGATACATGGATTAATTGGTCCAAATGGTGCTGGAAAAACAACTGTTTTTAATGCAATTTATAATTTCGTTCCATATAAAGGAAAAATTTTATTTTTAGAAAAAAACCTTAAAAATTTTCCAACTCATATATTAAGTTATCTTGGGATTTCAAGAACATATCAAAATTTATCTCTTTTTCCAACTTTAACTGTTTACGATAATATTGCTTTGGGTTTATATTCAAAACTTAAGAGCAATTTTTTTAAAGATATTGTTGGTTTTGATATTTTAAAAAGTAAAGATGTTAAAAACAAAGTTTTTGAAATTACAAATTTACTTAATATAACTTATTATCAAAATACATATCCAATTTTTTTACCATATGGTATTCAAAAGTTAGTTGAACTTGGAAGAGCATTAATTGGTGAACCAAAACTACTTCTTTTAGATGAACCAGCAGCAGGTTTAACAAAAGAAGAAAAGGTTAATTTAATGGGAATTTTAAAAAAATTAAGAGATTTAGGTTACACAATTTTAATTGTTGAACATGATATGGAGTTGATAATGGATATTTCAAGTGTAATAACAGTTATGAGTTTTGGAAACAAAATTAGTGAAGGACCTCCAGATTTTGTATCTTCTGATAAAAAAGTAATTGAAGCATATTTAGGGGAGGGGTAAGATGTTAAAAGTTGAAGAATTACATGTATCTTATGGTCCAATTGAAGCAATTCATGGTGTAAGTTTTGAGATAAAAGAAAAAGAGATTGTTTCAATCTTAGGTTCAAATGGAGCGGGTAAAACAACAATTTTAAAAACAATTTCAGGTATCTTAAAACCAAAAAGTGGAGTTATAACATTTAATGGAAAAGTTATAAATGGACTTGATCCAACATTTATTGTTAAAGAGGGAATAATTCATGTTCCAGAAGGAAGACACATATTTCCAGATTTATCTGTAAAAGAAAATTTATTTTTAGGAGGTTATTTTTTAAATCAAAAAGAAATTAAAGAAAGATTAGATTATGTTTTTTCTATTTTTCCAATTTTAAAAGAAAGAATAAATCAAAAAGCTGGATCTCTTTCTGGTGGAGAACAACAGATGCTTGCAATTGGAAGAGGTCTTATGGCAAAACCAAAAATACTACTTTTAGATGAACCATCTCTTGGGCTTGCTCCTATTGTTATTACAACAATATTTAATATTTTATTTGATCTTTCAAAAAAAGAGGGTTTATCAGTTCTTCTTGTTGAACAAAATGCAAAGAAGGCACTAGCAATATCAGATAGGGCGTATATTTTAATGAATGGAATGATAATTCTTTCAGGAAATAGTTCAGAACTTAAAGAGAGAGAAGAAGTTAAGAAACTTTACTTAGGGAGGTAAAGATGATTCTTTTGAATTTAATTTTTAGAGGTCTTATTAATGGTTCAATATATTGTTTAACAAGTATGGGTATTGTTTTAATTCTTTCTACAACAAATGTTATGAATTTTGCTCAAGGTGATATGGGAATGCTCCTTGCATATTTTGCTTTTTTCCTTCTTTTAAGAAATATGCCTTACCCAGTTGTTATGGTTTTAACAATTTTACTTGGACTTGTTTTGGGAATTTCTCTTGAGAAATTTTTAATGAGTAGAGCAAGAAAAGTTTCTCACATTGGAATGGTAATGATTACTCTTGCTTTAACAATGATTTTCGAAGGATTTATAGGATATTTTTTCGGAACAGTTCCAATGCTTTTTCCAAAAGCTGTTTCAGGACCTCCAGTTAATATAGGAGGAGTTATTTTAGATAGACAAGATATTTTTACTTTTGTTGTTTCAATTTTTGTTTTACTTATCTATTTTACTCTTTTATATAGAACAAAAATAGGAATTGCTTCAAGAAGTATATCACAAGATGAATATGGGGCGAAAATTCTTGGAATTCCAATAAATTCAATTTATCTTTTTATTTGGTCATCTGCATTTGCAATTGCAGGACTATCTGGAATGCTTGTTGCTCCTAGACTTTCACTTGAACCAACATTTATGATAGTGATTCAACTAAAAGGTTTTATGGCAGCAGTTTTGGGAGGAATGAACTCCATTGTCGGTGCAGTTTTAGGAGGTTTCCTACTTGGAATAATAGAAAATTTAGTTGCTTTTTATATTCCTCAAATTAAAGATAGTTTTTCACTAATTTTAATTGTACTTGTTCTTCTTTTCTTACCGAGTGGTATTTTTGGAAAAAGAGAGGTAAGGAGAGCATAATATGAAAAAGTATTTACCTTATATTTTATTAATTTTTGTATTATTTTTGCCATTAATTTTTAAAGCAAGACCATCTTTAATAGGATATCTTAATTTAGTTTTAATATTAGGTATTTCAGCCCAAGGGTTAAACCTTCTTTTAGGAATTGGAGGTCAAATTTCTTTAGGCCATGCTGCATTTATGGCAATTGGTGGTTATACATCTGCAATTCTTGTTATGAACTACAATTTTCCATTTATAATTGCAATGATTTGTGGTATTTTACTTTCTGCATTTTTTGGTTTAATAATTGGATTTCCTTCTCTTAGACTCAAAGGTTTTTATCTTGCAATTGCAACTATGGCGCTTGGAAGTGTTGTTCAAGATGTGATAAAAAGATTGAATATAACAGGTGGAGATCATGGATTAAGAAATATTCCCTCTATTAAAATTTTTGGTTTTGAATTTACATCTAACACATCAAGATTTTATTTAATACTTGCTTTATTTATAATTATAATTATTATTTCAAGAAATTTTGTAAAGAGTAGGAGTGGCAAATCTTTAATTGCAATGAGAGATTCAGAGTATGGTGCATTAACTGTTGGAATAAATATAACTAAAGCAAAACTTCTTGCTTTTGTTCTTGCTTCTTCTTTTGCAGGTCTTGCTGGTGTTTTATATGCTCATACGATTTCATACTTACATCCAATGAATTTTGGTCTTGCTTTATCTGTTGAACTTTTAGCAATGATAATAATTGGTGGTTTAGCAACACTTTGGGGTCCAATTTTAGGTTCTCTTATGTGGATAATGCTTCCACTTATAATAGGAAGTAGATTTGAAATGTTATCAAATGTATTTTTTGGGATTGCAGTAATTCTTGTAGTTTTGTTCCTTCCAAGAGGTCTTTCTGAAATAATTTTTAAGATAAGAGAGAGGATAAAGTTTATAGAATGAATAAAAGTGCTCTTTCTAAAAAAGGAGAGGCAACAAGAAATAGAATTATAGAAAATGCAATAAAAGTTTTCAGAGAATATGGTTTTAGTGAAAGTTCAATTAAAAAAATTGCCGAATCAGTTGGATTAAAAAACTCTTCAGTTTATAGATATTTTAAAAATAAAAAAGATCTATTTAATTTTATAATTAAAGATTTTGAAAATAGATTAATTGAAAGAGTTAAAGAGAGAATTAAAGAAGAAGATAAAATTATTGATAAGATAGAAAGATTTATAATTGAATATATTGGATTTATAAAAGATAATAGAGAAATTTATGATATTTTTAGAGAGGCAGAATTTGTTAACCTTTCACTTACAAAATATTATTACAAAAAACTTGTAAATATTCTTATAGAGATTTTTAATGGAAAAATTAAAAAATGTGATTGCGAAGCACTTTCTTATTCAATTCTTGGATCATTTTATTTTATAATAATAAATTATTTTATTTGGGAAGATAAAGATTTAAGTGATAAACAAATTAAATCTCTTTTAGAATTTATAAAATATGGAATAGATAGAAAAGGAGATTTTGTTCCATATTTAATTGAAGAGAAAAAATTCAAAGAAGAAGAAAAGAAAGAAAAAGAGAAAAGAGGAGATCGGACAAAAGAGAAAATTTTAAGGATTTCTGAAAAACTTTTTGGGAAAAAAGGTTTTTCAAAAACACACATATCACATATTGCAAGAGAATCAAATATAGGAATAGGAACAATTTATCTATATTTTAAGACAAAAAAGGAACTCTTAAAAGAGGTTGTCTCTTATCTAAATAAATCTTTAAGAGATTATATTAGTTATTATATAAAGGATTTTAAAGATAGAAGAGAAATTGAAAATGCTGGTTTTCAAGCCTTTTTCTATTTGTTTAAAAATTTAGGTTATAGATATAGAATAGTAAGAGAGTCTGAATTTGTAGATAAAGAAATTGGGTCATGGTATTACAAAAGAATATCATTTTCCTACACAAAAAGATTAAATGAAGGAATGGAAAAAGGTGAAATAAAAGAGTTAGACCCTGAAATTTTATCTTTTTCTCTTATGGGAATAGGTCACACTTTAGGAATGAGATATTTTGTTTTAAAAAATGATGGAGATATTAAAAAAGATTCTATTTTGACAACTCTAAATTTTATAATGCATGGTCTTAACTATTTTTTAATGGAGGAAAATTATGAAAAAAATTGATGAGTATAAGAGAAAATTAATTTCAATAGATGAACTTTTAAATAAAATTAAAGATGGTGAAACAATAGTAGTAGGCCTTGGTGGTTCTCAACCATTCGGTTTTTTATCAAATCTTCACAAGATAAAAGATAGAGTAAAAAATGTAAAAATAATAACATGCTTATTACTTAAAGATTATGAATTTTTAAAATACACTGGAAGAGAGGAGACACCATTCATACTTGAAAGTTGGTATTTATCTGATTTTGAAAGAAAAGTTTACAATGAAGGTAGAGCAACTTATATTCCAAATAACCTTCATAGAGCAGGAATAGAGAAAATTTCAAATGAAAAAATTGATTATTTTATAGGAACTGCAACGCCAATAGATGAAAAAGGTTTCTTTTCTTTATCACTTTCACTTGTTTATGAAAAAGAGATGATTGAAAATGCAAAAGTTAGGATTTTAGAAATAAATGAAAATTTACCAAAAACTTTTGGAGATACATCTATCTTTATAGATGAAGTTGATTATATAATAGAGAACACAATACCTCTTCCTGAATTTCCATTTATTGAACCAACTGAAACTGAAAGAAAAATTGGAGAGTTCATATCAGACCTTATAGAAAATGGTTCAACTATTCAACTCGGTATTGGTGGAATTCCGAATGCAATAACAAAATTTTTGATGGATAAAAAAAATTTAGGAATTCATACAGAGATGATAACAGATGGAATGGTTGATCTTGTTGAAAATGGTGTTGTAACAAATAGAGAAAAAACAATCTGGAAAGGAAAAACAATTGGCACTTTTGCACTTGGAACAAAAAAACTTTATGATTTTATAAATAATAATTTATCTGTTGAACTTCATAGAGGTTCAGTTGTTAATGATCCTTATATAGTAAGACAAAATAATAAAATGATAAGCATAAACACATCTCTTATGGTTGATTTAACAGGTCAAGTTTGTTCTGAATCTTTTGGATGGAAACAATTTACAGGCACTGGTGGCCAACTTGATATGCATAGAGGTGCTCAGATGTCGAAAGGTGGAAAGGGAATAATTGCTTTAAGATCAACTGCAAAAGGAGGTGAAGTTTCAACAATTGTTCCAGTTTTACCTGAGGGTAGTTATATAACTGTTCCAAGACAAGACACTGATATTGTTGTGACTGAATTTGGAGTTGCAAAACTTAAAGGTAAAAGCACAAGAGACAGAGCTCTATCTTTGATAAATATTGCACATCCAGATTTTAGGGATAAACTGATTTTTGAAGCAAAAAAATTAAATTTAATATAAAGGAGGTTTATTTTTAAAATGAGTGAAGTTTTTATAAGTTTACCATTAAGAACTCCAATTGGAAAATATGGGGGAAGTTTAAAAGATATTGAGGCACCGAGACTTGCAGGTTTTGTTATAAAAGAGATTCTAAATAGAAGTAAGTTAAATCCTCAAGATATAGATGATGTTATTTTAGGAAATGTAGTTACAGCTGGTGAAAAGATGAATCCTGCCCGTCAAGCAGCTATTTTTGGAGGAGTTAGTGATTTTGTTCCTGCATTCACTTTAAACAGAGTTTGTGGTTCAGGTCTTCAAGCAGTAATCTCAGGTGTTATGGAAATTGAAGCACTTTATGCAAAAGTTGTAATTGCTGGTGGAATGGAAAATATGGATATGTGTCCATATCTAATTATGAATGGAAGATGGGGTTATAAAATGGGCGATGGTGTTATTTACGATTCGATGTTAAGAGATGGATTAAATGATGCTTTTACAGATAAACATGCTGGTTTAATAACAGAAGAGTTTTTAATTCCAAAATATGGAATTTCAAGAGAAGAGCAAGATAAGTTTGCTTATGAAAGTCATATGAAAGCATCAAAAGCACAAGAAGAAGGAGTTTTTAAAGATCAAATTGTCCCAATAAATTTAAAAGATGGAACAATTTTTGATTTTGATGAATCAGTTAGAAAAGATACAACAATAGAAAAACTCTCAAAACTTAAACCAGCATTTAAAAAAGATGGAACAATTACAGCAGGAAATGCTCCGGGACTAAATACAGGTGCAGCATGTATGATTTTATCAAATTATGAAAAAGCAAAAGAATATAACTTCGATATTTTTGGAAGAGTTGTATCTTATGGAGTTAGTGCAGTTGACCCTAATATGTTTGGAATTGCTCCAGTTTATGCGATTAAAAAAGCACTTGATAGAGCTAATTTAAAAATAGATAATATTGACATATTTGAAATAAATGAAGCTTTTGCAGCAATTGCATTAGCAATTAAAAAAGATTTAGGAATTCCTGATGAAAAGCTTAATGTCAATGGAGGAGCGATTGCTTTAGGTCATCCAATTGGAGCAACTGGTGCTATTTTAGTTGTAAAACTTCTACATGAACTTAGAAGAAGAAAAGGAAAATATGGGGTTGCATCTCTCTGTATTGGGGGAGGTCAGGTGCTAGCAATAATAGTTGAAAGGGTATGAGTGAAAAACCAATTTTTGATGATATAGCAAATTATTATGACAAATGGTTCGAAACTCCACTTGGTAGAAAAATATTTGAAAGTGAAAAAAGAGCAATAGAAAATTTAATTGAAAAAGGAGAAGGAAAACTTGCTCTTGATCTTGGGATTGGAACAGGACTTTTTACTCAAATTTTAAGAGATAAAGGTTATAAAGTTATTGGAATTGATATTTCAGAGGAGATGCTTAAAATTGCAAAATTAAGGGGGTTTGAGGTAATAAAACATGACTTTAATGAACCTCTTCCTTTTGAAAATAACTATTTTGATTTAGTTTTTTCAATGACCTCAATAGAATTTCTTAAAGATCCAAGAAAACTTTTTAATGAGACAAGAAGAGTTTTAAAAGAAAATGGCCTTTTTTTACTCATAACTTTAAATTCGCTCTCTTTTTGGGCAATTAAAAGAAGAATAGAGGGAATTTTTAATAAGAATAACCTATTTAATAAAGCAAAGTTTTATTCTCCAAATTCTTTAAAAAACTTTTTTAGAAATGGTTGGGAAATATTAAAATGTGAAAGCAAAACTTTTATTCCTCCATGGAACCCAATATTTCCAAATTTTTGGGAGAAGTTCTTTTCAAAAATTTTTCCTTTTTCAGGTGCTATTTCTATTATTTTATTAAAGAAAAAATAAGGAGGTGCATTCTTGATTGGAGCACAAGTAAGTATTTATCCATTAAGAGAAAAAACTATTACTGAAACTCTAAATATTTTTTGGGAAGAGTTAAATTCAAGAGGAGTTCAATATGAAATTAATTCTTTCTCAACAATTATTTGGATGGAGGAAGAAGAACTTTTTAAATTTTTGAATGATGCTTACAAAAAATTAAAAGAAAAAAGCATTGTTATGATTATCACAATTTCTAATGTTTGCCCTAAAGTTCCTTAAATTATAGAAATAAATATTAAAATTTAATATAATTTTAATAGTTTATGAAAAAAGTTTTTTTAGTTTTTAGAAAATTATTATCTTTAACTATTATTTTTTTGTTTTTATTCTCTATAACTCCAAAAACAAAATCATTTGAAACATTAAAAGAAACTATTATAGTTTTTGAGGCATCATCACTTCCTGAATCTTTTAAAATTTTTAAAGAATTAAAAGAAAGCGAAGGATTCAATATTATTACTCTTAATATAAATTCTCTCAAAGAGAGTGATAAAGTTGAAGGGTTAAGAAATTATTTAAAGGAAAATTATAATAAGTTAAATATAAAGTATCTTTTAATAGTGGGCTCAGATAAAATTTTTCCAATGAAAAGATTGTATCCAAGGGGAAGCAATACTCATGATCAATTTGATGGAGATTTTGAAGAAACTCCTTCTGATATTTATTTTGTTGACCCTTTTGAAGATTTTGATAAAGACAAAGATGGAGTTTTTGGAGAATATCCTGACGATAATATAAAAATTGATACATACATTTATGTTGGAAGAGTTCCTTTTGACAATACAAAAACTTTAAATGACTACTTTTCAAAACTTACACAATTTCAAAAACTTTCTTTTAAAGAGAAAAATTATGCACTACTTATAGGTGCATATTTATCTTTTAAAGGTGAAACTTGGTATGATAGGGTCCTTGAAAATGAAGATGGCGGAGAATTTATGGAGATGATTGCTAATGATTTCTTAATAAAAAATGGAATCACACCAATAAGAATTTATGAAAAAGGTGGTACTCTTCCATCATTTTATTTTTCAGATTATTCACTATCAGATAATAAATTTTCAGAACTATTGAAATCAAAAATTTTTGGATTAATAAACTTAAATGCACATGGAAGCCCTTATGGAGTTGCTGGTTATAGATGGGATGACTCTGATAAAAATTTTCTCTTTTCAAAAGAGGAATCTAAATTTTACTCAATTCTAAACATATCAGATATTCCAAACGACTTTTTAGGAGGAGTTTTCTTTGCATCTTCATGTCTTACTGCTTTTCCTGAGAGTGAGATAAATTTAGCAAGAGAATATCTTTCAAAAGGTGGAGCAGCGTATATTGGAAGTACTAGAATTTCTTGGGGTCCAACTTATTGGAGAAACATTAATGATGGAGGACTTTTAACAATTAATTACCTTTTTGTTAAAAATTTTATTGATAGAAAAATGAGAGTTGGAGATGCATTTTGGGAAAGTATTAAGGAGTATCACACTAATTATTTTGATAAAGATAAAGAAGATCCAATTGATGCTGCACAAATGAATACTTTCACACATAATCTCTTTGGAGATCCAACATTAAAACTTTATCTTGAGGATAATTCTTTTTCTTTAAATACAGATAAATACACAAGATCATCTTTTGATGGTGATTTAATTTTCGTAAATACTTTTATAAATAAAGGTAAAAATTATAACAAAGAAATAAATTTTGAAGGTTTAAATTTTGTTGATGGAGGTTTTATTGT comes from the Caldisericia bacterium genome and includes:
- a CDS encoding thiamine-binding protein, whose product is MIGAQVSIYPLREKTITETLNIFWEELNSRGVQYEINSFSTIIWMEEEELFKFLNDAYKKLKEKSIVMIITISNVCPKVP
- a CDS encoding branched-chain amino acid ABC transporter permease; this encodes MILLNLIFRGLINGSIYCLTSMGIVLILSTTNVMNFAQGDMGMLLAYFAFFLLLRNMPYPVVMVLTILLGLVLGISLEKFLMSRARKVSHIGMVMITLALTMIFEGFIGYFFGTVPMLFPKAVSGPPVNIGGVILDRQDIFTFVVSIFVLLIYFTLLYRTKIGIASRSISQDEYGAKILGIPINSIYLFIWSSAFAIAGLSGMLVAPRLSLEPTFMIVIQLKGFMAAVLGGMNSIVGAVLGGFLLGIIENLVAFYIPQIKDSFSLILIVLVLLFLPSGIFGKREVRRA
- a CDS encoding branched-chain amino acid ABC transporter permease — encoded protein: MKKYLPYILLIFVLFLPLIFKARPSLIGYLNLVLILGISAQGLNLLLGIGGQISLGHAAFMAIGGYTSAILVMNYNFPFIIAMICGILLSAFFGLIIGFPSLRLKGFYLAIATMALGSVVQDVIKRLNITGGDHGLRNIPSIKIFGFEFTSNTSRFYLILALFIIIIIISRNFVKSRSGKSLIAMRDSEYGALTVGINITKAKLLAFVLASSFAGLAGVLYAHTISYLHPMNFGLALSVELLAMIIIGGLATLWGPILGSLMWIMLPLIIGSRFEMLSNVFFGIAVILVVLFLPRGLSEIIFKIRERIKFIE
- a CDS encoding acetyl-CoA C-acetyltransferase, whose protein sequence is MSEVFISLPLRTPIGKYGGSLKDIEAPRLAGFVIKEILNRSKLNPQDIDDVILGNVVTAGEKMNPARQAAIFGGVSDFVPAFTLNRVCGSGLQAVISGVMEIEALYAKVVIAGGMENMDMCPYLIMNGRWGYKMGDGVIYDSMLRDGLNDAFTDKHAGLITEEFLIPKYGISREEQDKFAYESHMKASKAQEEGVFKDQIVPINLKDGTIFDFDESVRKDTTIEKLSKLKPAFKKDGTITAGNAPGLNTGAACMILSNYEKAKEYNFDIFGRVVSYGVSAVDPNMFGIAPVYAIKKALDRANLKIDNIDIFEINEAFAAIALAIKKDLGIPDEKLNVNGGAIALGHPIGATGAILVVKLLHELRRRKGKYGVASLCIGGGQVLAIIVERV
- a CDS encoding ABC transporter ATP-binding protein, whose protein sequence is MLKIENLTVEFGSLVAVNNFNMEVKEGEIHGLIGPNGAGKTTVFNAIYNFVPYKGKILFLEKNLKNFPTHILSYLGISRTYQNLSLFPTLTVYDNIALGLYSKLKSNFFKDIVGFDILKSKDVKNKVFEITNLLNITYYQNTYPIFLPYGIQKLVELGRALIGEPKLLLLDEPAAGLTKEEKVNLMGILKKLRDLGYTILIVEHDMELIMDISSVITVMSFGNKISEGPPDFVSSDKKVIEAYLGEG
- a CDS encoding ABC transporter substrate-binding protein → MKKLILVLLILTLFLGVVSIPRAKAQREFFLVLTVGIKSYVLNGMQLQMDVEPEIVAGRTFVPLRLVAETFGAEVGWDAKVKEVTIKQEGKEIKLKIGSTSATIDGKAYTLEAPPYIKSGRTMVPIRFISEALGLSVYWEPQRKLVYIRSKAKYSVPGISQDEIKIGTFAALTGPVAIIGVPFNHGFQAYINWINDQGGVYGRKIKVITFDDQFNPALTVTGVKKMVEEDKVFAIVAGLGTPGCLAVMDYLNQNGVPFVYQGSGSSLLAIPPKKYVFAVQPNYINEGQIFVKYITQELKMSKIALLYRDDDAGNEGRKGVEKGIERFGGQIVLKSPFPGTETDFTSYLLKVKDSGAEALIVYEPTSSANVANILKTAKSLGLTQKIFLPYPHSGIYAAAGDAAEGVYVTGWADFSNPNDPGVQKFYEIWLKYYPKDNPLLFSYAVAGFIAGEIFVEALKRAGPYPTRDAIVWALETFYGWSGYVAKDINYAPNERSGKYSMFFMRIEKGQLIKVSDWISVYQKP
- a CDS encoding C25 family cysteine peptidase; this encodes MKKVFLVFRKLLSLTIIFLFLFSITPKTKSFETLKETIIVFEASSLPESFKIFKELKESEGFNIITLNINSLKESDKVEGLRNYLKENYNKLNIKYLLIVGSDKIFPMKRLYPRGSNTHDQFDGDFEETPSDIYFVDPFEDFDKDKDGVFGEYPDDNIKIDTYIYVGRVPFDNTKTLNDYFSKLTQFQKLSFKEKNYALLIGAYLSFKGETWYDRVLENEDGGEFMEMIANDFLIKNGITPIRIYEKGGTLPSFYFSDYSLSDNKFSELLKSKIFGLINLNAHGSPYGVAGYRWDDSDKNFLFSKEESKFYSILNISDIPNDFLGGVFFASSCLTAFPESEINLAREYLSKGGAAYIGSTRISWGPTYWRNINDGGLLTINYLFVKNFIDRKMRVGDAFWESIKEYHTNYFDKDKEDPIDAAQMNTFTHNLFGDPTLKLYLEDNSFSLNTDKYTRSSFDGDLIFVNTFINKGKNYNKEINFEGLNFVDGGFIVKNNENYFKIENYNFEIRLKKLKEEELIYLYKIEKEDKLILKCLSGEGRIFLRFSSNLKPEISKYFDPYRKIGVFDVKPQDEIIFNKINNDSYFIESSDDKVIILKEKIFDYNGDKFINLIDFYIFSKHFGINKDFSTYNKIFDIDSNGTINGIDLVIFSSNYGKTKKED
- a CDS encoding TetR/AcrR family transcriptional regulator, giving the protein MNKSALSKKGEATRNRIIENAIKVFREYGFSESSIKKIAESVGLKNSSVYRYFKNKKDLFNFIIKDFENRLIERVKERIKEEDKIIDKIERFIIEYIGFIKDNREIYDIFREAEFVNLSLTKYYYKKLVNILIEIFNGKIKKCDCEALSYSILGSFYFIIINYFIWEDKDLSDKQIKSLLEFIKYGIDRKGDFVPYLIEEKKFKEEEKKEKEKRGDRTKEKILRISEKLFGKKGFSKTHISHIARESNIGIGTIYLYFKTKKELLKEVVSYLNKSLRDYISYYIKDFKDRREIENAGFQAFFYLFKNLGYRYRIVRESEFVDKEIGSWYYKRISFSYTKRLNEGMEKGEIKELDPEILSFSLMGIGHTLGMRYFVLKNDGDIKKDSILTTLNFIMHGLNYFLMEENYEKN
- a CDS encoding 4-hydroxybutyrate--acetyl-CoA CoA transferase — encoded protein: MKKIDEYKRKLISIDELLNKIKDGETIVVGLGGSQPFGFLSNLHKIKDRVKNVKIITCLLLKDYEFLKYTGREETPFILESWYLSDFERKVYNEGRATYIPNNLHRAGIEKISNEKIDYFIGTATPIDEKGFFSLSLSLVYEKEMIENAKVRILEINENLPKTFGDTSIFIDEVDYIIENTIPLPEFPFIEPTETERKIGEFISDLIENGSTIQLGIGGIPNAITKFLMDKKNLGIHTEMITDGMVDLVENGVVTNREKTIWKGKTIGTFALGTKKLYDFINNNLSVELHRGSVVNDPYIVRQNNKMISINTSLMVDLTGQVCSESFGWKQFTGTGGQLDMHRGAQMSKGGKGIIALRSTAKGGEVSTIVPVLPEGSYITVPRQDTDIVVTEFGVAKLKGKSTRDRALSLINIAHPDFRDKLIFEAKKLNLI
- a CDS encoding methyltransferase domain-containing protein gives rise to the protein MSEKPIFDDIANYYDKWFETPLGRKIFESEKRAIENLIEKGEGKLALDLGIGTGLFTQILRDKGYKVIGIDISEEMLKIAKLRGFEVIKHDFNEPLPFENNYFDLVFSMTSIEFLKDPRKLFNETRRVLKENGLFLLITLNSLSFWAIKRRIEGIFNKNNLFNKAKFYSPNSLKNFFRNGWEILKCESKTFIPPWNPIFPNFWEKFFSKIFPFSGAISIILLKKK
- a CDS encoding ABC transporter ATP-binding protein, with the protein product MLKVEELHVSYGPIEAIHGVSFEIKEKEIVSILGSNGAGKTTILKTISGILKPKSGVITFNGKVINGLDPTFIVKEGIIHVPEGRHIFPDLSVKENLFLGGYFLNQKEIKERLDYVFSIFPILKERINQKAGSLSGGEQQMLAIGRGLMAKPKILLLDEPSLGLAPIVITTIFNILFDLSKKEGLSVLLVEQNAKKALAISDRAYILMNGMIILSGNSSELKEREEVKKLYLGR